From a region of the Podospora pseudopauciseta strain CBS 411.78 chromosome 7 map unlocalized CBS411.78m_7, whole genome shotgun sequence genome:
- the VPS45 gene encoding vacuolar protein sorting-associated protein 45 (EggNog:ENOG503NXAG; COG:U): MDVVQAVTGYVTKMVSAGDSTSGTSQSAKMKILLLDRETMAFISTAVTQSTLLNHEVYLTDRLDKPNREKMRHLRCLCFVRPDPDSIGLLIDELREPKYGEYHLFFSNIAKKSTLERLAEADDHEVVKLVQEYFLDYVIINPDLFSLNMSQPLYRLWGGNPDTWNRDSLQRASEGLIAVLLSLKKKPLIRYQKSSPLAQKLASEVRYHITQEDQLFDFRKVDTPPILLILDRREDPITPLLMQWTYQAMVHHLLGIHNGRVDLSSVPDIRPELKEIVLSQDQDPFFKKNMYLNFGDLGSNIKDYVEQYQSKTKNNADIESIADMKRFIEEYPEFRKLSGNVSKHVALVSELSRRIGAEHLMEVSELEQSIACNDNHGADLKNIQTQIQSPTLLPSSKLTLVALYGLRYSRHPSNALPLLVDLLITVGGVSVREASLVNKLLTYHQSLHASASGAGGITDLFESTGLFSAANSRFKGLKGVENVYTQHSPLLETTLQNLVKGKLKEGQYPFVEGSSSVKDKPQDIIVFIIGGATYEEAKMVAGINASSPGVRVVLGGTTVHNAATFLEEVEGAVDGWPADSQGTRAGRR; the protein is encoded by the exons ATGGACGTGGTGCAGGCCGTGACGGGCTACGTCACCAAGATGGTGTCGGCCGGCGACAGCACATCGGGGACGTCGCAATCGGCCAAGATGAAGATTCTACTGCTGGATAGGGAAACTATGGCTTTCATATCGACCGCCGTCACACAATCAACGCTTCTCAACCATGAGGTGTATCTCACAGATCGCCTAGACAAGCCGAACCGGGAAAAGATGCGCCATCTACGTTGCCTGTGTTTCGTGAGACCAGACCCGGATTCCATAGGCCTTCTTATTGATGAGCTGAGGGAGCCTAAATACGGAGAATACCATCTTTTCTTCAGCAATATTGCCAAAAAGTCCACACTGGAACGTTtggccgaggccgacgatCACGAAGTTGTGAAGCTCGTTCAAGAGTATTTTCTGGACTATGTGATCATCAATCCCGATCTGTTCTCTCTCAACATGTCTCAGCCCCTGTACCGCCTATGGGGTGGGAACCCGGACACGTGGAATAGAGACTCCCTTCAACGTGCATCTGAAGGCCTCATTGCTGTCCTGCTAtcgctcaagaagaagccccTCATCAGGTACCAGAAGTCTAGCCCCCTGGCTCAAAAATTGGCGTCAGAAGTGCGATATCACATCACACAAGAGGACCAGCTCTTTGATTTCCGCAAGGTTGACACACCACCAATTCTTCTCATCCTAGACCGAAGAGAAgaccccatcacccccttgcTCATGCAGTGGACGTACCAGGCCATGGTACATCATCTTCTCGGTATTCACAACGGTCGTGTAGACCTAAGCAGTGTACCCGACATCCGTCCCGAGCTCAAAGAGATTGTTCTAtctcaagatcaagaccCATTCTTTAAGAAGAATATGTATCTCAACTTTGGCGACTTGGGCAGTAACATCAAAGACTATGTTGAGCAATACCAATCGAAGACGAAGAACAACGCCGACATTGAGTCAATAGCCGATATGAAGCGTTTCATTGAAGAGTACCCCGAGTTCCGGAAACTCTCGGGAAATGTCAGCAAGCACGTCGCCCTCGTCTCTGAACTGAGCAGGCGAATAGGCGCAGAACATTTGATGGAAGTCAGCGAGTTGGAACAAAGCATAGCTTGTAACGACAACCATGGAGCTGATCTCAAG AATATACAAACACAAATTCAATCGCCCACTCTCCTCCCTTCTTCCAAACTTACCCTGGTAGCTCTCTATGGCCTTCGTTACAGCAGGCACCCATCCAACGCTCTCCCGTTGCTCGTcgacctcctcatcactgTTGGTGGAGTGTCTGTACGGGAAGCCTCCCTTGTAAACAAACTTCTTACCTACCACCAATCCCTCCACGCCTCGGCATCGGGAGCAGGCGGTATTACCGACTTGTTCGAGTCGACGGGTCTGTTCAGCGCAGCCAACTCACGATTCAAGGGCCTCAAGGGCGTTGAAAACGTTTACACCCAACACTCCCCTCTGCTGGAAACCACGCTGCAAAATTTGGTGAAGGGGAAACTAAAAGAAGGGCAGTATCCCTTTGTGGAGGGCAGCTCAAGCGTGAAAGATAAGCCGCAGGATATCATTGTGTTTATCATTGGAGGAGCTACGTACGAAGAGGCGAAGATGGTGGCGGGTATCAATGCCAGCAGTCCTGGGGTCAGAGTCGTTTTGGGCGGTACGACGGTGCATAATGCGGCGACCTTCTTGGAGGAGGTCGAAGGGGCTGTGGATGGGTGGCCGGCGGATTCTCAGGGGACAAGAgcagggaggagatga
- the MSW1 gene encoding Tryptophan--tRNA ligase, mitochondrial (EggNog:ENOG503NUPK; COG:J) — protein MNITVKLGRSAPRLARKLPRNSRTLSTTLIHHDKSLPIKSIIKGDTSKPKIIFSGIQPTGVPHLGNYLGALKQWKDMQDNAREADKLFFSIVDLHALTIPGNADKLRQNRREMLTSLLAIGLNPERSTIFYQGSVPQHAELQWILSCTASTGYLSRMTQWKSKLSTLTSTPLSSSFPDPTIASPALKHGLFSYPILQAADILLHRSTHVPVGSDQKQHLEFARECVTNFHSAWSTHIFPPPQTISLDSSSSRIMSLQDPTKKMSKSDPNPKSKIFINDDEATIRKKINSARTDSISTTVGEYDPVNRPGVANLLEILGGFTGKTGEKVAEECKDVTLAQLKMLTADAVVAGLEEVRERFLLLGEDTEVNRKRVKETEEVGTQSAKESAERTMEKVREAIGLD, from the exons ATGAATATCACTGTCAAATTGGGCCGTAGTGCCCCTCGATTGGCGCGCAAGTTACCAAGAAACTCAAGAACCTTGTCAACAACACTCATCCATCATGAT AAGTCACTTCCAATCAAGTCAATCATCAAGGGGGATACGTCCAAGCCAAAAATCATCTTCTCCGGGATCCAACCCACCGGCGTGCCACACTTAGGGAACTACCTCGGCGCGTTGAAGCAATGGAAGGACATGCAAGACAACGCCCGCGAGGCGGACAAGCTCTTCTTCTCGATCGTCGACCTGCACGCCCTCACCATCCCAGGCAACGCAGACAAGCTCCGCCAAAACAGGCGTGAGATGCTCACTTCCCTGCTTGCCATCGGCCTCAACCCAGAACGGAGCACCATTTTTTATCAGGGGAGTGTACCTCAGCATGCCGAGCTGCAATGGATCCTCAGTTGCACCGCTTCAACAGGCTATCTATCCCGTATGACACAGTGGAAG tccaaactctccaccctcacctccacccccctttcctcctccttcccagaCCCAACAATCGCCTCCCCAGCCCTCAAACACGGCCTCTTCTCCTACCCAATACTCCAAGCAgccgacatcctcctccaccgctcAACCCACGTCCCCGTCGGCTCCGACCAAAAGCAACACCTCGAGTTCGCCCGAGAGTGCGTCACAAACTTCCACTCCGCCTGGTCCACCCAtatcttcccccccccccaaacaatCTCCctcgactcctcctcctcccgcatCATGTCCCTCCAGGACCCCACCAAAAAAATGTCCAAGTCCGACCCCAACCCAAAGTCCAAAATCTTCATCAACGACGACGAGGCGACGATAAGGAAAAAGATCAACTCTGCACGGACGGATAGCATAAGTACCACAGTGGGGGAGTACGATCCTGTCAACAGGCCGGGCGTGGCGAATCTGCTCGAGATCTTGGGCGGGTTCACGGGCAAGACGGGGGAAAAGGTGGCGGAAGAGTGCAAAGACGTTACGCTGGCGCAGCTGAAGATGCTGACTGccgatgctgttgttgcggggctggaggaggtgagggagaggttcTTGTTGCTTGGGGAGGATACAGAGGTGAATAGGAAGCGGGTCAAGGAAACCGAGGAGGTAGGCACACAAAGCGCGAAAGAGAGCGCCGAGAGGACGATGGAGAAGGTTAGGGAGGCGATTGGGCTTGATTAA
- the fcf2 gene encoding dTDP-fucopyranose mutase (COG:S; EggNog:ENOG503P2SY; BUSCO:EOG092643NE), giving the protein MMASIASLSEADIDRLLSEAEARIAANNTSKAVAVAAPTSSKAIAITTTSAMSQNQEKKDSSKPEKLSVRVPSLPQDKKKKEEKDNAGDGWFNMPRTELTTELKRDLQALRMRDVIANGKQFFKKDNRKDFVPTYSQVGTIIAGATDGSNQRLTRKERKRTIVEEVLSSSNTAKYKSKFHEIQEKKMSGKKGFYKKLVAGRKKR; this is encoded by the exons ATGATGGCTTCCATCGCCAGCCTCTCGGAAGCTGACATTGATCGGCTTCTGTCAGAGGCCGAAGCTCGAATTGCAGCTAACAATACCTCCAAAGCTGTAGCCGTCGCGGCACCAACAAGCAGCAaggccatcgccatcaccacaacctccGCGATGTCTCAGAAccaagagaagaaggactcCTCAAAGCCTGAGAAGCTCTCTGTTCGTGTCCCATCGCTTCCtcaggacaagaagaagaag gaagagaaggacAATGCGGGAGATGGCTGGTTCAACATGCCCCGCACCGAGTTGACCACAGA ACTCAAGCGTGACCTTCAAGCATTGCGCATGCGTGATGTTATCGCGAATGGCAAGCAGTTTTTCAAGAAGGACAACCGAAAGGATTTTGTTCCTACCTACAGCCAGGTTGGCACCATCATTGCTGGCGCGACGGACGGTAGCAACCAACGCTTGACCCGTAAGGAGAGGAAGCGCAcgattgtggaggaggtcttGTCCAGCTCCAACACGGCCAAATACAAGAGCAAGTTCCACGAGAtccaggagaagaagatgtcgGGTAAGAAGGGTTTCTACAAGAAGCTGGTTGCTGGCCGCAAGAAGCGTTGA
- the HAP5 gene encoding Transcriptional activator hap5 (EggNog:ENOG503NY2K; COG:K) — MDPQNPSSAPHGSHQHPQPTQQQPQYDLSKGGHYGASVHLSQQGFAPSELYTGTWANVHQGLTGSYKDILTAYWQQTINHLETDQHDYKQHQLPLARIKKVMKADPEVKMISAEAPILFAKGCDIFITELTMRAWIHAEENKRRTLQRSDIASALAKSDMFDFLIDIVPREEASSHAKRTSNQAAAAAAAANQQPPQVPGVGPGPSGQHTMNPADYGVHQIAQEGDYRNPQTMYPGGVMPGAPSYGQPQAQMYNADEMYYGTIQQQQQSA, encoded by the exons ATGGATCCACAAAATCCCTCCTCAGCCCCTCACGGCAGCCATCAACATCCCCAGCccacacagcaacaaccacaataTGATCTCAGCAAGGGCGGCCACTATGGTGCCAGTGTGCATCTTTCACAACAAGGCTTTGCTCCATCAGAGCTCTACACCGGGACATGGGCGAATGTCCACCAAGGCCTCACGGGGTCTTACAAAGACATCCTGACGGCCTACTGGCAGCAaaccatcaaccacctcgaGACGGACCAGCATGACTACAAACAACACCAATTACCCCTTGCCCGTATCAAGAAGGTGATGAAGGCCGATCCCGAAGTCAAGATGATCTCAGCCGAAGCCCCCATTCTCTTCGCCAAGGGCTGCGACATCTTCATCACTGAGCTCACCATGCGTGCCTGGATTCATGCTGAGGAGAACAAGCGCCGCACCCTCCAACGCTCCGATATTGCCTCCGCCCTTGCCAAGTCCGACATGTTTGACTTCCTCATCGACATCGTGCCCCGCGAGGAAGCCTCCTCCCACGCTAAGCGGACTTCCAaccaggctgctgctgctgccgccgctgccaaccaacaacccccccaggTGCCTGGTGTTGGTCCCGGCCCCAGCGGTCAGCACACCATGAACCCCGCCGACTATGGCGTTCATCAGATTGCCCAAGAGGGCGACTACCGCAATCCTCAGACCATGTACCCAGGCGGTGTTATGCCTGGCGCGCCATCATATGGTCAACCGCAGGCCCAAATGTACAACGCCGATGAGATGTACTACGGTACTattcaacagcaacag CAGAGCGCTTAG
- the MMM1 gene encoding ERMES complex subunit mmm1 (EggNog:ENOG503NU1T; BUSCO:EOG09262X74; COG:U), translating to MAQDVCPTRSEPSLSFLQGLILGQLSVVLLIAAFIKFFIFGEAPSAEETASIRATERRSRTLAHKKSLLSLRSAATQRQGSQPPALPALNKKKSSILRSNPPTLTIGSILDKTYYKVDSHQPESLDWFNVLIAQTIAQFRSDAQHDDAILTSLSKTLNGTSRPDFVDEIRVSELSLGEDFPIFSNCRIIPVDEDGLQFGAGKAFDPKQAAREGARLQARMDVDLSDMITLAVETKLLLNFPKRLSAVLPVALAVSVVRFSGTLSISFNPSNPSENTPTKMTFTFLDDYRLDFSIRSLLGSRSRLQDVPKIAQLVESRLHRWFDERCVEPRFQEIELPSMWPRKKNTRGGDEIIANIEQSINKAHGGAIAKEARQELDTETDGLRYRRRPVGDDTYSVSGSMPGSLPGIDMPT from the exons ATGGCACAAGATGTTTGCCCAACAAGATCGGAGCCCTC ATTATCTTTTCTCCAGGGTCTCATCCTTGGGCAGCTGTCGGTAGTGCTGCTGATTGCTGCCTTTATCAAGTTCTTCATCTTTGGCGAAGCGCCATCGGCGGAAGAAACGGCGTCTATCCGAGCCACCGAACGAAGGTCACGAACTCTTGCCCACAAGAAATCTCTACTTAGTCTTCGGTCCGCAGCCACACAACGCCAGGGttcccaaccaccagccCTACCCGCCCTCAACAAGAAAAAATCGAGCATTCTCCGATCGAATCCGCCGACCCTGACCATTGGCTCGATTCTTGACAAGACTTACTACAAGGTGGACAGCCACCAACCTGAAAGCTTGGACTGGTTCAATGTCTTGATTGCCCAGACCATTGCGCAGTTCCGCAGCGATGCGCAGCATGACGACGCCATACTCACATCTCTGAGCAAGACCCTCAACGGGACTTCGAGGCCAGATTTTGTGGACGAGATACGGGTTTCAGAGTTGAGCCTGGGGGAGGATTTCCCGATTTTCAGCAACTGCCGCATCATACCGGTGGACGAGGATGGCCTCCAGTTTGGAGCAGGCAAGGCGTTTGATCCCAAACAGGCTGCCAGGGAAGGTGCTCGTCTGCAGGCGAGGATGGATGTCGACCTCAGTGATATGATTACTCTGGCTGTCGAGACAAAGCTCCTTCTCAACTTCCCCAAGCGACTGAGCGCAGTTCTTCCCGTGGCGTTGGCTGTGTCGGTTGTTCGTTTTAGCGGCACACTGTCCATCTCATTTAACCCAAGCAACCCTTCGGAAAACACGCCTACGAAAATGACGTTCACGTTTCTCGACGATTACCGACTGGATTTCTCGATTCGCAGTCTTCTGGGAAGTCGTTCAAGGTTGCAAGATGTCCCCAAGATCGCACAGCTGGTTGAGTCTCGTCTTCATCGATGGTTTGATGAGCGATGCGTTGAGCCAAGGTTCCAGGAGATTGAGCTTCCCAGCATGTGGCCTCGGAAAAAGAACACGCGCGGGGGTGATGAGATTATCGCCAATATTGAGCAATCAATAAACAAAGCGCATGGCGGTGCTATTGCCAAGGAGGCTCGTCAAGAACTTGACACTGAGACGGACGGGCTCCGGTATAGACGGCGGCCAGTGGGAGACGATACTTACTCGGTATCAGGCTCCATGCCAGGTTCACTCCCAGGCATCGACATGCCTACATGA
- the RSM10 gene encoding mitochondrial 37S ribosomal protein rsm10 (EggNog:ENOG503P24D; COG:J), producing MPRALEALYLEPLRHEAEWGVPTCDLQLRSYSLRNLEFFCDFALRAAYYIGLPAFGPVPLPRITERWTVPKSTFVHKKSQENFERITLRRLIQIKDGHPETVQYWLAFLQKYAYYGIGMKANVWEFSRLDVAQEMDDGLPKTKKLLESKWKHMGAHDKMPFMEDLEEYLANERRKIPGGR from the exons ATGCCCCGCGCCCTTGAGGCCCTCTACCTCGAGCCTCTCCGCCACGAGGCCGAGTGGGGCGTCCCCACATGCGACCTCCAGCTCCGGTCGTACTCCCTCCGCAACCTCGAGTTCTTTTGTGACTTTGCCCTCCGTGCGGCGTACTACATTGGCCTGCCTGCCTTTGGCCCCGTGCCACTTCCCAGGATCACCGAGAGGTGGACCGTCCCCAAGTCTACTTTCGTGCACAAGAAGTCGCAGGAAAACTTTGAGAGAATCACCCTGAGGAGGTTGATCCAGATCAAGGATGGACACCCGGAGACGGTGCAGTACTGGTTGGCGTTTTTGCAGAAGTATGCGTATTATGGGATTGGTATGAAGGCGAATGTGTGGGAGTTTAGCAGATTGG ATGTGGCTCAGGAGATGGACGATGGTCTCCCGAAGACAAAGAAACTGCTCGAGAGCAAGTGGAAGCATATGGGTGCTCACGACAAGATGCCCTTTatggaggatttggaggagtaCCTTGCGAACGAGAGGAGAAAGATTCCCGGTGGGAGgtag